From the genome of Glycine max cultivar Williams 82 chromosome 2, Glycine_max_v4.0, whole genome shotgun sequence, one region includes:
- the LOC100804837 gene encoding protein SMG7, with protein MDKVSSSRERAQRLYEKNLELENKRRRSAQAQVPSDPNAWQQIRENYEAIILEDHAFSEQHNIEYALWQLHYKRIEELRAYFNAAHASVSSKSSQGGKGPVRPDRITKIRLQFKTFLSEATGFYHDLIMKIRAKYGLPLGYFDDSQNNVVTEKDGKKSSEMKKGLISCHRCLIYLGDLARYKGLYGEGDSIKREFAAASSYYLQAASICPTSGNPHHQLALLASYSGDELAVIYCYFRSLAVDSPFTTARDNLIVAFEKNRQSYSQLSGDVKALEVNGRGKGEAKLVNRDTGVDTCLRKGGASNIQDTYKSFCTRLVRLNGILFTRTSLEILTEVLSLVSAGLRELLSSGQDEELNFGTDTLENKLAIVRIVSIIIFTVHNVNKESEGQTYAEIVQRAVLLQNAFTAAFELMSLVVERCMQLWDPSCSYLLPGILVFVEWLACYPYLAAGNDVDENQATVRSKFWNHCISFLNKLLSVWPMSIEDDEEETCFNNMSRYEEGETENRLALWEDFELRGFGPLLPAQTILDFSRKNNLGSDSEKERKARVKRILAAGKALANVVRIDQKMIYFDSKGKTFVIGVQPQISDDFVISSYSGMPNAEDLLKDNTVVDKTKVGIGHPDHQQYIEGEEDDEVIVFKPIVAERRADVVVASSQAPHEGLESVPKASIGDIKFNVNSTSNPLNDANHQISLPASVSPMMPQHLQPVQPHSSRWLEEEISLANSLKGLRFLENGHVMKPDLPFKAAVAISDHAALAVPTQQSVSASTNMFYAHDLSKAEDFAISSKIDAIASSGTFTDNSVVKTSSTLQAGLKKSLVSRPSRHLGPPPGFSHVPPKQGSPTVSDSISGNPIMDDYSWLDGYQLPASTNDLGPDGPLTYSQSNPHQIGLSGTASFPFPGKQIPSTLQVEKQNGWRDFQTLELLKAHHNQQLQSQLAPNGNQHFTPLPEQFQGQSIWTG; from the exons ATGGATAAAGTGTCTTCGTCACGGGAGCGTGCACAACGCCTTTATGAGAAG AATCTTGAATTGGAGAATAAGCGAAGGAGATCAGCTCAGGCGCAGGTCCCATCAGATCCAAATGCTTGGCAGCAGATTCGGGAGAATTATGAAGCAATAATTCTTGAGGATCATGCTTTTTCTGAGCAGCATAATATTGAGTATGCTCTGTGGCAATTGCATTATAAGCGGATTGAGGAATTGAGGGCATACTTTAATGCTGCTCATGCTTCTGTAAGCTCAAAATCATCTCAGGGAGGGAAAGGTCCTGTTCGACCTGACCGGATAACTAAAATAAGGCTGCAGTTTAAGACTTTCCTTTCAGAAGCAACTGGATTTTACCATGATCTTATTATGAAAATCAGAGCAAAGTATGGGCTTCCACTTGGTTACTTTGACGACTCACAGAATAATGTTGTCACGGAGAAGGATGGAAAAAAATCTTCTGAGATGAAGAAAGGTTTAATATCTTGTCATCGTTGTTTGATATACTTGGGTGATCTTGCACGCTACAAAGGCTTATATGGTGAAGGTGACTCAATAAAGCGTGAGTTTGCAGCAGCTTCTAGTTACTATTTACAAGCTGCATCTATTTGTCCTACAAGTGGAAATCCCCATCATCAG CTTGCTTTGTTGGCTTCATATTCTGGGGATGAGCTGGCagttatttattgttattttcggAGTTTGGCTGTGGATAGTCCATTTACAACTGCCAGGGATAATTTGATAGTTGCATTTGAGAAG AATCGTCAAAGTTACTCTCAGCTTTCTGGTGATGTTAAAGCTCTTGAAGTCAATGGAAGAGGAAAAGGGGAAGCAAAACTTGTGAACAGGGATACTGGTGTGGATACCTGTCTTAGAAAGGGAGGAGCATCCAATATACAGGACACTTACAAATCCTTCTGCACACGCCTTGTCCGTCTAAATGGAATCTTATTCACTCGTACAAG CCTTGAGATCCTCACCGAAGTTCTCTCTCTTGTTAGCGCTGGCCTGCGTGAGCTTTTATCATCAGGGCAAGACGAAGAGCTGAATTTTGGCACAGATACTCTTGAGAACAAACTTGCCATTGTCAGAATTGTTTCCATTATCATATTTACAGTTCATAATGTGAATAAGGAATCTGAAGGTCAAACATATGCAGAAATTGTACAGCGTGCTGTTCTACTTCAGAATGCATTCACTGCAGCTTTTGAATTGATGAGTTTAGTAGTAGAGAGATGTATGCAGCTGTGGGATCCTTCTTGTAGTTATCTCTTACCAGGCATTTTGGTTTTTGTTGAGTGGTTGGCATGTTATCCATATCTTGCTGCAGGCAATGATGTGGATGAGAATCAGGCAACTGTCAGATCAAAATTTTGGAATCATTGTATATCCTTCTTGAACAAGCTACTTTCAGTTTGGCCCATGTctattgaagatgatgaagaggaGACTTGCTTTAATAACATGAGCAGGTATGAAGAAGGGGAAACTGAAAACCGGCTTGCTCTGTGGGAGGATTTTGAGTTAAGAGGATTTGGTCCACTTCTCCCTGCACAAACCATCTTGGATTTTTCAAGGAAGAATAACCTCGGCAGTGACagtgaaaaggaaagaaaagctCGGGTCAAAAGGATTTTGGCTGCCGGAAAGGCTTTAGCCAATGTTGTTAGGATTGATcagaaaatgatatattttgactCAAAGGGAAAGACATTTGTAATTGGTGTTCAGCCTCAAATCTCAGATGATTTTGTTATTTCCTCCTATTCAGGTATGCCTAATGCAGAAGATTTATTGAAAGACAACACCGTAGTAGACAAGACAAAAGTCGGAATCGGTCATCCAGACCACCAACAGTACATTGAAGGAGAGGAGGATGACGAGGTTATTGTTTTCAAACCTATAGTGGCTGAGAGACGAGCTGATGTGGTTGTTGCCTCATCACAGGCACCCCATGAAGGTTTAGAATCAGTTCCAAAAGCTTCTATTGgggatataaaatttaatgttaattctACTTCTAACCCTCTGAATGATGCAAATCATCAAATTTCTTTACCTGCTTCTGTTAGTCCTATGATGCCTCAACACCTACAACCAGTTCAGCCACATTCTTCGAGGTGGTTAGAGGAGGAAATATCTCTTGCTAACAGTTTGAAAGGACTTAGATTCTTGGAGAATGGGCACGTGATGAAACCTGACTTACCATTTAAAGCTGCTGTGGCAATCTCTGACCATGCTGCACTTGCAGTTCCTACCCAGCAATCTGTAAGTGCTAGTACTAATATGTTTTATGCTCATGATCTCTCAAAAGCTGAAGACTTTGCAATATCATCCAAAATTGATGCCATTGCATCTTCTGGAACATTCACTGATAACTCTGTTGTGAAAACATCATCCACCTTGCAAGCTGGTTTGAAAAAATCTCTGGTCAGCCGACCTTCTAGGCACCTTGGACCTCCTCCTGGTTTCAGTCATGTTCCTCCTAAACAAGGTTCACCCACTGTTTCTGATTCAATTAGTGGGAATCCAATTATGGATGATTACAGTTGGTTGGATGGATATCAGTTGCCTGCATCAACCAACGATTTAGGCCCTGATGGTCCTCTTACTTACTCTCAGTCAAATCCTCATCAAATTGGTTTGAGTGGGACAGCCAGTTTTCCCTTTCCTGGAAAACAAATTCCATCTACACTGCAGGTGGAGAAACAGAATGGTTGGCGAGATTTTCAGACTTTGGAGCTTTTAAAAGCACACCATAATCAGCAGTTGCAGTCACAGTTGGCCCCAAATGGAAATCAGCATTTTACTCCACTGCCTGAGCAATTtcaaggacagtcaatctggaCAGGTTAA
- the LOC100805374 gene encoding hydroxyproline O-arabinosyltransferase PLENTY, translated as MIVRKGMGRAKSLLLLLMVLLFSFATYNLVAMIMDHKADGLESLNRKMMVSGKTNSKFHVAVTATDAAYNQWQCRIMYYWYKKVKDMPGSDMGKFTRILHSGRSDQLMDEIPTFVVDPLPEGLDKGYIVLNRPWAFVQWLEKADIEEEYILMAEPDHIFVKPLPNLAQGTLPAAFPFFYIKPDQNEKIIRKFYPEENGPVTDVDPIGNSPVIIKKSLMEEIASTWVNVSLRMKDDQETDKAFGWVLEMYAYAVASALHGVKHNLRKDFMLQPPWDLNVENKFIIHYTYGCDYNMKGELTYGKIGEWRFDKRSYLLGPPPKNLPLPPPGVPESVVRLVKMVNEATANIPEWDSLNKS; from the exons atgatcgtGAGAAAAGGCATGGGGCGAGCAAAGTCACTGCTTTTGCTGCTTATGGTGCTTTTGTTTTCCTTTGCCACTTATAATTTGGTAGCTATGATCATGGACCATAAGGCAGATGGGTTGGAGTCTTTGAATAGAAAAATGATGGTATCGGGAAAGACTAATTCAAAGTTTCATGTTGCCGTGACCGCAACCGATGCCGCTTACAATCAATGGCAATGCCGGATTATGTACTATTGGTATAAGAAAGTGAAGGACATGCCTGGATCAGATATGGGGAAATTCACCCGTATTTTGCATTCTGGAAGGTCAGACCAGCTGATGGATGAGATTCCTACTTTTGTGGTTGATCCACTTCCTGAGGGCTTGGATAAG GGTTATATTGTCCTAAATAGACCATGGGCTTTTGTTCAGTGGCTGGAGAAAGCAGATATTGAGGAAGA ATATATTCTGATGGCAGAACCTGACCACATATTTGTAAAGCCTTTGCCTAATTTGGCTCAGGGAACCCTGCCCGCAGCATTTCCATTTTTCTATATAAAACCAGAtcagaatgaaaaaataatcagGAAATTCTATCCTGAGGAAAACGGTCCTGTTACTGATGTTGATCCAATTGGCAATTCTCCTGTAATCATTAAGAAG TCTTTGATGGAGGAAATAGCTTCCACATGGGTAAATGTTTCATTGAGAATGAAAGATGATCAAGAGACTGATAAAGCTTTTGGATGGGTGCTTGAAAT GTATGCTTATGCTGTGGCATCTGCATTGCATGGTGTAAAGCATAATCTTCGCAAAGACTTTATGCTTCAG CCACCTTGGGACTTAAATGTTGAGAATAAGTTTATCATCCACTATACATATGGATGTGACTATAATATGAAG GGGGAACTGACATATGGGAAGATTGGAGAATGGCGTTTTGACAAGAGGTCTTATCTTTTGGGTCCTCCACCCAAAAACCTGCCCTTACCGCCTCCAGGAGTTCCTGAAAGTGTG GTGCGGCTTGTTAAAATGGTCAATGAGGCTACTGCAAACATACCTGAATGGGATTCATTAAACAAAAGCTGA
- the LOC102666204 gene encoding AT-hook motif nuclear-localized protein 17, whose amino-acid sequence MANNFCAPSLSPPPPSPLSSTLSSPIFVIPSESDVPPPDVVAIAKRLKRKPSGSENKPKPVIEEFPKPMFLMVPAGIDIINAIITFARNQHASILVHHASGTISQVNLCNPVYPFDDLSFQGNMYMFSFSGFYTKSLSPLPPKNIPFSFFNIRLSKGTTPQHLGGLIRGKLIAAEPVHVMASLLKEHEYQEIGYPMITNPNV is encoded by the coding sequence ATGGCAAACAATTTTTGTGCACCTTCCCTTTCCCCACCTCCGCCATCACCTCTATCATCAACTTTGTCTTCACCTATCTTCGTTATCCCTTCTGAGTCAGATGTCCCTCCTCCTGATGTGGTTGCAATTGCTAAGAGGCTTAAAAGGAAGCCATCTGGCTCAGAGAATAAGCCCAAGCCAGTCATAGAGGAATTTCCTAAACCCATGTTCCTAATGGTCCCCGCTGGCATAGACATTATCAATGCCATCATTACCTTTGCCCGCAACCAACATGCTAGTATCTTGGTGCACCATGCTTCAGGCACCATCTCTCAAGTTAACCTTTGCAACCCTGTATATCCTTTTGATGATTTGTCCTTCCAGGGAAACATGTACATGTTTTCTTTCTCTGGATTTTACACCAAAAGCCTTTCACCTTTACCTCCAAAGAACATTCCATTTTCCTTCTTCAACATTCGATTATCGAAGGGAACAACACCCCAACACTTGGGTGGCCTTATTAGAGGCAAGCTTATTGCTGCGGAACCTGTGCATGTCATGGCTTCACTCCTCAAGGAGCATGAGTACCAAGAGATTGGGTATCCCATGATCACAAATCCAAATGTTTAA